The Paraconexibacter algicola genome includes the window GCGGCGAACACGTCGGTGCCGCTGCGCTGCGCGCCCGCGCGCACGACCGCGGCGACGACCGGGTCGAGGCCCGCGACGCCGCGCTCGACGGGCTCCCGCAGGGCCAGCCAGCGCTCGGCCAGCCACGGACCCTCGTACAGCAGGGCGGCGGCCTCGAGGAACGGGGTGAGGTCGACCTCGACGAGCGGTGCCGCGCTGAGCCGGCCGGCGTGGGCGACCGCGTCGTGCCAGGCGTCGTGCAGGCGCGGGTCGAGCTCCTCGAGGACCTGTCGGGCGACGGGGACGCCGAGCCGCGGGCCGGCGGCCCCCGCGCCCGGGCGCCGCCCCCGTGCGCCCGCGCCGCGCCGCGACCACGGGTCGGCGGGGTCGTGCCCGGCGACGACGTCGAGGACGGCTCGCGCGTCGCCGACCGTCCGCGCGAACACCGACACGCAGTCCAGCGACCGCGAGGCGGGGACCACGCCGCGGGTGGGGACGAGCCCCCGGGTGGGCTTCAGCCCGACGATGCCGTTGAACGCGGCGGGCACCCGGCCGCTGCCCGCGGTGTCGGTGCCCAGCGCGAACGGCACGGTGCCGTCGGCGACCGCCACGGCCGAGCCCGAGCTGGACCCGCCGGAGACGAAGCGGTCGTCCAGCGCGCTGCGCGGCGCGCCGTACGGGCTGCGGGTGCCGACGAGGCCGGTGGCGAACTGGTCGAGGTTCGTCTTGCCGACGAGGACCGCGCCGGCGTCGAGCAGGCGCTGCACCGCCGGGGCGGTCGCGGTCGCGGTGTAGGCGAACCCCGGGCAGCCCGCGGTGGTGACGAGGCCCGCCACGTCGAGGTTGTCCTTCACGGCGAACGGAACGCCCGCCAGCGGCAGCGTCGGGTCGACCGCGGCCGCGCGCGCGAGCGCCTCGGCGCGCGGCACGACGGAGATCCACGCCGGGCCGGGCCCGCCGTCGGCCTCGAGGCGGTCGAGCGCCGCGGCGACGGCGGCCTGCGGGTCGGTCGGGCGCACCCGGATCACGCCGCGGCCGGCGGGAGGGCGGCCAGCAGCATCTCGCTGTCGGCGACCGCGCCGAAGACCCCGCCCTGCATCGTCACCATCTTCAGGGCGGCCGTGTGGTTGCCCGGGTCGGTGGCCCCGGTGCAGTCGGAGAGGATCAGGCACTCGTAGCCGAGGTCGTTGCCCTCGCGCATCGTCGTGCTGACGCAGACGTCGGTGGTGATGCCGGTGAAGACGAGGCTGTGGACGCCCTTGGAGCGCAGCACGAGGTCCAGCGAGGTCTGGCAGAACGCGCCCTTGCCGGGCTTGTCGATCACGACCTCGCCGTCGATCGGGGCGAGCTCGTCGATGATCTCCCAGCCCGGTTCGCCGCGGACGAGGATCCGCCCGCACGGCCCGGCCTGCCCGATGCCGGCCCCGATGCGCTGGGAGCGCCAGAGCTTGTTCGGCGGGCAGTCCGACAGGTCCGGGGCGTGCCCCTCGCGGGTGTGGACGACCGGGGCGCCGTGCGCGCGCCAGGCGGCGAGCACCCGCTGGGTCGCGGCGATCCCGGCCCGGGTGAGGCCGATGTCGTAGCCCATCGTGTCGACGTAGCCGCCCGGCCCGCAGAAGTCCTGCTGCCAGTCGATGAGGATCAGCGCGGTGTGGGCCATGTCGATGCAGCCCGTGTAGGGCCACGGGTACGGGTCGGCGGCGGCGACGAGTCCGGGGGTGGAGGTGACGGGCGTGGCGCTCATGCGGTGCTCCTCGGGGTCGAGGTCGGTGTGGGGGCGGGCTGGGCCGCGCGGGCGACCGCGGCGGCGAAGGTGGCGGGGGCGTCGAGCTGGGCGAGGTGCCCGCAGTCGGGCAGGACCTCGACGGGGGCGTCGAGCAGGTGCCCGAGACGGCGGGCGATGTCGTGGCGCAGCGGCGGGCTGCGGTCGCCGACGGTGCAGACGACCGGTGCGGCGAGCAGCGTGCGGCCGAGCGGCGGCTCCCAGGCGAGGAAGGCCGGGGCGTCACGCTCCACGAGCGCCGCGCGGGCGCTGACCGCGGCGCGCCGCTCCTCGTCGAGCGCCTCCCAGGTCGTCGCGCCGGCGAGGGCCCGGACGAGGCCGAGGCCGCCGCCGTCCTGCAGCGCGCCGCGGACGAGACGCCGCAGGTCGGGGGAGAGGGTGCCGACGGCCGGCTCGTGGACGACCGCGCGGGCGACCCGCCCCGGCGCCAGGAGCGCGGCGGCCAGCGCGACGGTGGCGCCGCCGCTGGTCCCGGCCACGACCGCCCGGTCGACGCCGTGCGCGTCGAGCAGCTCGACGAGGTCGTCGACGTGCTCCCCGACGGTGGCGGCGGGCACGGCGGCGGCGCGCGCGCCGTAGCCGCGTCGCTCGAGCACGAGCACGCGCTCGACGCCCGCCGCCGGACCCAGGAAGGCGGCGACGGGCGCGAGCGTGTCCGGCCCGAAGCCGACGCCGTGGACGAGGACCACGGCGACGGTCGGGAGGCTGCGGGCGTCGCTCACGCGGGCGCCGGGGCCTCCGCCGCCCCACCGGGCGGGGTGAACCGCGCGGGCGCGGACGGTCGGGTGGGCTCGGCGCCGCCCTCGAACACCGCGTCGGCGGTGTCGAGCGGGTCGGCGGGGTCGTGCTCGCGCACCGGCGCCCGCAGGGCGTGGGCGGCGAGGCAGACGATCGCGCCGAGCCCGTAGCCGAGGGCGACGCGCGGCTCGGAGGTGAACCAGACGACCTCCTCGCCGTGGATCAGCCCGACGAGCGTGAGGACCCCGCCGACCGCGAACGCGATGGCGGCCAGGAGGAACGTGCGGTCGATGAGGAAGACCGCGATCGCCCCGAGCACCATGCCGGAGAGCACCGCGCCCTGGCCGAGCGTCTGCAGGCCGTCGTAGATGACCCCGGCGTTGCCGAGCGCCTCGGCCCCGACCTCGCTCGCGCTGGTGCCGGCGGCGCCGAGCGCGTTGTCCACGAGCCCGTAGCCCCAGGCCGCGATGTTCGGGATCATCGCGAGCACGATCGCGGGGTAGTGCGCCTTCGGCACCGCGGTGAACGCCTGCGCGCCGATGACCAGGCCGATGAACAGGAGCACCGGGACGATCGCCGGGATCGGCAGCAGCGCCGACAGCAGCGGGAACATGCCGAGCGTGCAGAGCAGGAAGATCAGCGCGCCGGTGGCCAGCGAGTAGGAGATCCGGCCGCCGGCCTCCTTCCAGCCGGGCTGGCCGATGTACACGGCGGGCGGGAACGGGCAGCCCATCGCGGAGCCGACGACCGCGCCGGTGCCGTCGGCCAGCAGCACGTGCCGGAGGTTGTAGTCGTCCCCGGCGGAGGCGGCGCTCTCGACGTTGCTCATCGCCTCGGAGAAGTTGTAGATCCCCAACGGGATGGCGGTGGCCAGCAGCGGGCTGATGCCCTCGAGGCCGTCGAGGAGCTTGTCGAGCTCGAAGCCCGGGAGGCCGATCGCGATGTCCTTGGCGGCCTGCTCCACGTCGGGGGCGGACATGTAGCCGCCGATCCAGGCGATCGAGGTGCCGAACAGCAGGGCGACGAGCCCGACCGGGACGTTGCCCGGGAGCTTCACCCCGGCGATGAAGCCGATGATGATGATCGCCAGGACGGGCAGCGCGATCCACGCGGCCTCCCACATCTGCGCGGCGGGCCGCATCGAGATGAAGGTCAGCGAGATGCCGGCGAGCATGCCGAGCATGGCGGCCCGGGGGGTGAAGCGGCGGATCGCGGGCCCGACGAACGCGCCGATGAGGATGATCACGCCGATGATGAACGCCCAGGCGATGCCCGCGGACCACGCCTGGATCGGATCCTTCGTCTGGATCGCGATCGGCAGCATGATCACGAGCGTCACGATGAACATGTGCGGGACGCTCGGGCCGTAGGGCATCGCGGTGACGTCGGTGCGGCCCTCCTTCTGGGCCAGGCGTCGGGCGAGCGTGAAGTAGAAGACGTTGCCGAGTAGCAGCTGGATGCCGAGCGCGGGGAGGATGACGCCGGTGACGTCGCCGGCGGGGATGCCGACGACCGCGATGGCGAGCCCGGTGAGCACCAGGACGTTCACCAGCATGTTGATGAAGAAGCCGAAGAAGGCGTTGAGGTCGCCGCGGGTCCACAGCGGGACGGCGACGGGGGCGGCGGGGGCGGACACGGGCCTCACGCTCCGGCCGCGGCGGTCGCGGGGACGAGGCCGTCGAGGAACGCGCCGGACGGCGCGACCCAGCCGAAGATGCCGCCCTGTGCGGCGATCATCTTCAGGCCGACCTCGTGGAACTCGGGGAAGTAGCTGCCGCAGCAGTCCTCCAGCACGAGGCACTCGAAGCCGCGGTCGTTGGCCTCGCGCACGGTGGTGTGGACGCAGACCTCGGTGGTGACGCCGGTGACGACGAGGCTGCGGATGCCCGCGTTGCGCAGGATCGCCTCGAGGTCGGTGGCGTAGAAGGCGCCCTTGCCGGGCTTGTCGAGCACGATCTCGTCGCCGACGGGGGCGAGCTCGTCGACGATGTCGTGGCCCTCCTCGCCGCGGACGAGGATGCGCCCGCGCGGGCCGGGGTCGCCGATGCGGGTGTCGCCGCCGCCGCGGACGAGCTTCGCCGGCGGGCAGTCGCTGAGGTCGGGCCGGTGTCCCTCGCGGGTGTGGATGACGAGCATCCCCGCCGCCCGGCACGCCGCGAGCGTGGCGCTCAGCGGGGCGACGACGCGCTGCAGCTGCGAGACGTCGTTGCCGAGCATCTCGCCGAAGCCCCCGGGCTCGAGGAAGTCGCGCTGCATGTCGATGACGACCAGCGCCGTGGTGGCGGGGTCGTGCGTGAAGGCGTAGGGCGTCGCCGGTACTGCTCTGGGCCCGGACGGGTACGGCATGGAACCTCCGCAGGAGAAGCCGAGTAGAAGGGTTGTACGCAACGTGGTCGACTATCTGCGCCGACGGACGACAGCTTGCGGGCCGGGGAGCCTGCGCGCATTGGACCGGCGGGAGAAAGCGAAGGGGGTTGCGGATGGACCATCTGGCCGTCGGGGCTCGGTCAGCTCGGCACGTCCGGGTAGGCGGGGGCGATCCGCTGCGCCAGCGACCAGGCGGGGCCGTGGGCCCGGACGCGGTCGCGCAGGTGCGCGAACGCCCCCAGGAAGCGCAGGCTCGGCGCGATCTGGAAGTCGGCCGCGTTGGGCGTCTCGCCGCCGAGCACGCCGTCCTGCACGAGCGCGTCGACGCGGTGCAGGAGCGCGTCGAGCCCGGCCTCGTCGGCGGCCCGCTGCGCCCGGTCGGCGCCCGCCATGCGCGCGAACAGCAGGACCGTCGGGGTCAGCACCGCGCCGCTCACGCGCGGCGCCGGGAACGGCGTCGCCTCGCGCGCGAACCACTGCCGCAGCGCCAGAGAGTCCGCCATGCAGCGGCGGATCATCCGCCGCGGCACGGGCTGCAGGACCTGCTCGCCCCACAGCTCGGCCTCCTCGACCGCCGCGCGCGCGGCCGGGGCGTCCGGGTAGAGCGGCGCGCCGCCCGGCACCTCGCGGTCCAGGTGCGTCGAGATCGCCAGCGAGCCCTGCACGCGCCGGCCGTCGGCGAACCGCACGGCCGGCACCGTGGTGGGCCGGAAGCCGTGCGCGGCGAGCATCGCCGGGTGCAGGCCGGCGACCAGCTCGCGCTCGCGGACCGCGACGCCCTTGTGGGCGAGCATCAGCCGGGCGCTGATCACCGGATGGGACATCGGGATGCCGTAGAGCGTCGCGTGCACGGGGAGCGGGCGACGGCGGGGGATGCGGCGGGCGTGGGCCCGGGGTCCCGCCGAGCCCCGCAAGCGTACGCGCTGGGACCGGGGCGCGCAGCGGCTGGCGCGCTAGCCTCGGCCGGGTGCCGCTCGTCGCGCAGCACCGCTTCGTCGCGATCCTCCGCGCCCGCGGCTGGCGCGCACCGCTGATCGGCACCTGGACCCCGGACGGGCGCGGCGTCGCGCGCGGCCCGGCGGGCGCGACGTGCGCGTACGGGGCGCCGCCCGACAGCGACGACCGCAACGAGAAGGGCACCTGGAGCAGCGTCTGGGTCGCCGCGCCGGCGCTCCAGCACGCGGACGTCGCGATGGCGGTCGAGGTCGCCGGGCTCGGCGACGACGTCCTCGACGGCCCGCTCGGGCCACAGGGCCGCTACCGCCGGCGGGGCCTCGAGATCCTCCTGCGCCGCGTCGGCCTCGAAGGCCGCGCGCAGGTCGCGGACCGCCACCTGCTCGTCGCGGGGTACCGCGTCCACCTGGGGTCCGGCGCGGTCCGCGCGCCCGACGGTCGCCTGCGCCCACGGGACGCGGATCTCGCCCCGCTGGCGGTGACCGACGATCCCGGACTGGGACGGATCCTGGCGCAGGCGGTCCGGCTCGCCGACGCGGACGTCTGACCGATCCGTCTGCGTCCCGCTGTCGCGGCTTCGTATGCTTCGGCCGCATTGCCCAGGAAACCCGCACAGACCGAGCGCGTGTACCTCGAGCTCCGCGAGCTGCTCATCCGTGGCGAGATGCCGCTGGGGGCCCGGCTCGTCGAGCAGCAGCTCGCCGAGCGGTTCGAGACGAGCCGCACCCCGATCCGCGAGGCGCTCAAGCGCCTGGAGGGCGACGGGCATCTCGCCCGCGACGACGCCGGTGGCCTGCGCCCGCGGCTGCCGAGCGTCCGCTCGATGCGCGAGCTCTACGACGTGCGGATCGTGCTCGAGGACCTCGTCATCCGCGCCGCCACCACCGGCGGCGATCGCGGCATCCTCGAGGCGCTCGAGCAGGACTGGCGCACGCTGGCGGCCGAGTTCCGCGGCAAGGCGGCGGGACCGGAGTTCGTGACCCGCGACGAGGACTTCCACCTGCGGGTCGCGGCGGCCAGCGGCAACCAGGTCGCCGCGGGCATGCTCAAGGACCTCAACGAGCGGATCCGCGTCCTGCGCGTCCACGACTTCACGCGGCAGGACCGCACCGAGGCGACGATCGCCGAGCATCTGGAGATCGTCGGTGCGGCGCTCGCCGGGGACCAGGACGCCGCCGCGAGCTTCATGCGCTCGCACGTGCAGCGCAGCGCCGGCGTGGTGCGCGAGCAGATCGGGGAGATCCTCACGAAGATGGTCGACGGCGGCGCGGCGGACTGAGCCGCGCCGACGGGCCGTCGGGAGACCGGGCGCTCAGCGGCAGACCGCGTAGACGACGCCCTCGGAGGTCGCGCCCCGCGCGGGCGTGCTGAGGACCCACACGGCCTGCTTGCCGACGTAGGAGGACGTGCCGGTCGCCTGGAACCCGGCCTGGCCGGTGGTGACGAAGGAGCGCAGGCGCTTGGAGCCGACGCAGGTGAAGCGCAGCGCGGCGCCGGCGGTGGTGGTGCCCTTCGTGATGACGACGCGGCGGCCGACCAGCTCGTAGCCGGCGGGGATCGGCTTGCCGCGGCGCAGGGCCTTGACGCCGGGGACGTCGGCAGGGGAGGTGTCTCCTGCGGTGAGGGTCTGCACGCCGTTGACGGCGACGGTGGTGGTCGTGCCGGCGGCGATCGCCCCGGCGCCGGAGGCGACGAGGACGGTGGCGGCGGCGGTGGTGAGGAGGGTGCGGGTGCGGGGCATGGGCGGACCTTCGCGCACCACGTGTCGCACGTGGGCACACCTGGGTGGACGGTTCCCACACCCGCCTGCGATCCCGACTGAACGGTCGCGTTCGCACGAGATCGCGAATCGTGGTTTGATGCCGCCCATGGGATTCCCCGGGAGAGGCCGCGCAGGGCTGCGCGCACCGCTGCTCGCGCTCGTCGCGCTCGCCGCCGCCGGTCCGGCGGCCGGCTCCGCCGGTGCCGCCGTCGACCAGACGCCGGCCTACGAGCTCGTCCACGGCTGCTACGCCCTGCAGGCCAAGGGGGGCGGCTTCCTCGCCCAGAACGGCTCGACCTGGCGCGCCTCCGCGAAGGACGCGGCGTCCGCCGAGCCGCTGCGCCTGCAGGCGACCGCGCTCGGGCGCTACCTCCTCTACGGGAAGGACCGGGACTTCCTCGCCGTCGCGGGCCGCGGGACGACCACGACGACGACCCCCGGGCCGGCCGCCGACTGGCGGGTCGTGGCGCAGGAGGGCGGCGGCTTCCGGCTCGCCACGCTCGACGGCACGAAGGGCCTCGTCGCCCCCGGCGACGGCGCGCTCGCCCTCGCCGACGGCGCGGACTCGGGCACGACGTTCCTCGCCGTGCGCCGCGACGGCTGCGCGGTCTTCCCCGAGATCGAGACCGGTGTCACCGGCGAGCCGTCCCGCGGCAGCGCCCCACAGGCCGAGACCCGCGGGCTGATCGACGAGCACCTGCACCACATGGCCTTCCAGTTCCTCGGCGGCTCGGTCCACTGCGGCGCGCCCTGGAGCCCGTACGGCGTCACCGTCGCGCTGCCGGACTGCAGCAAGGAGCCGCTCGCCAACGCCGAGACCGGGCTCGCCGGCACCGTGCTCGGCGGCGACCCGCTCGCCGACCCCGTCGGCTGGCCGACCTTCAAGAGCTGGCCCGCCCACGACATGCTCGCCCACGAGGGCACCTACTGGAAGTGGATGGAGCGCGCCTGGCGGGCGGGCCTGCGCCACACCACCGTGCTGCTCGTCGAGAACGCCTTCCTCTGCAACGTGCTGCCGGTGAAGAAGTACGGCTGCAACGAGATGGACACCGTCAAGCGCCAGTACGACACCTTCCACGACTACGTCGACTACATCGACGCGCAGTTCGGCGGCCCCGGCAAGGGCTTCATGCGGATCGTCACCGACCCGTTCGAGGCCCGCGAGGCGATCAACGACGGCAAGCTCGCCGTGACGCTCGGCATCGAGGTCTCCAAGCTCTTCGACTGCGGCGTCTACAACGGCCAGCCCTCCTGCGACAACGGCTGGGTCGACAAGCAGCTCGACTACTGGTGGGACCGCGGCATCCGCCAGATGGAGATCGTCAACAAGTTCGACAACGGCTTCACCGGCGTCGCCGGGGACTCCGGCGAGGTCGGGCTCGCGATCAACGCCGCCAACCGGGTCGAGACCGGCTCGTTCTGGGACATGAAGCCCTGCGCCGACGGGCACAACCACGACCGCGAGCAGATCGGCGTCCCCGGCACCGGCCGCGGCGAGCTGCTCGGCAGCCTCCTCGGGGCGATCGTGCCGCCCGGCCAGGTGCCGATCTACGACCCGGGCCCGATGTGCAACCAGGCCGGCCTCAGCCCGGTCGGCGCGTACCTCGTGCGCCGCATGGCGGAGAAGGGCATGATCTTCGACCCCGACCACATGAGCGTCGTGGCCCGCGACCAGGCCCTGACGATCATGGAGGCGCTCGACTACCCGGGCGTCATGTCGAGCCACAGCTGGAGCGACCCGTCGGCGCTGCCGCGGATCCTGAAGCTCGGCGGCTACGTCACGCCCTACGCGGGGAACACCACCTCGTTCGTGCGCCAGTGGCGCGAGACCAAGCGGGTCCGCAGCGACCGCTACCGCTTCGGATTCGGCTTCGGCTCGGACATCAACGGGTTCGGCGCGCAGGGCGGACCTCGCGAGGGCGCGGCGACCGACAGTCCGGTGACGTACCCGTTCACGAGCTTCGACGGCAAGCAGCGCATCGAGCGGCAGGTCAGCGGCGAGCGCGTCTACGACATCAACCGCGACGGCCTCGCCCACTACGGCCTCTACCCCGACTGGCTCGAGGACCTGCGCCAGCTCGCCGGCCAGGAGATCATCGACGACATGGCCCGCGGCACCGAGACGCTGCTGCTCACGTGGGAGCGGGCGGTCGGCGTCCCCGCCGACGGCACGCGGCCCAAGGGCGCGACGTTCTCGCGCCGCGGCCTCGGCGCGGTGCGCCTGCACGACCGCTGGACCGACCTGCTGCGCCGCGGCGGCCAGCCGGACGCGCGTACCGGCCGCGTCTTCAGCTACCGCGTCGCGGGGGCGAAGAACCGCCGGGCCCGCGTCCGCGCGCTGTTCACCTCCCGCGGCCGCGTCGGCCTGGTCGCGTCGACCGCGGCCGGCCACACCGCCGGCGGCCTCGGGGTCGGGGACCGGGCGACGCGCCTGCAGGGACGCACCGAGGCGTTCGGCGCGAACGTCCGCGCCCGGCGCCTGCCCGGCGGCGGTCGGATCCTCTACGGGATCCGCGACGGGCGCGTCCGCTTCACCGCGGTGGCGGCCGCGTCGGTCGCCCGCACCCCGGCGCAGGCGGCGCGCGCCCTCAGGCAGGCGGGGCTGCGCTAGCGAGCTCCTGCAGCAGCAGCGCCTGCGCGAGCGTCGCGCGCTCCAGGTCCCCGAGGTCGACGGACTCGTTGGCCGCGTGGATCCGGGCGCCGTCGTCACAGGCGCCCCAGAGGACGATGTCGGCGTCCGGCAGCGTCTGGGCGAGCGTCACGCACAGCGGGATCGCGCCGCCGCTGCCGACCGCCACCGCCTCCTTGCCGTAGGCGCCGTGCAGCGCGCGGCGGGCGGCCTGGGCTCCCGAGCCGTCCGCGGCGAGGACCGCGCCGCGGGCGATCTCCCCGGGGACGCAGGAGACCTGCACGCCCCACGGGGCGTGCTCCATCAGGTGCGCCATCACCGTCCGCTGGGCGGCGGCCGGGTCCGTCTCGGTCGGGGCGAGCCGCACGCTCACGCGCGCGCGGGCCACGGGGACGATCGCGTTGGTCGCGCCCTCCATCGCGGGAGCGTCGATCCCGATCGCGGTGATCGACGGGCGCGTGTACAGCCGCGCGGCGATCGAGTCGGTCCCGACGAGGTCGACGCCCTCGAGCACCCGCGCGCCCTCGCGCAGGACCTCCTCCTCCACGGGCCGGCCGTCCCACGGGCCGCCGGCGAGCCCGACGACCGCGACATCGCCGTGCTCGTCGTGCAGCGAGGCGAGCACGCGCGAGAGCGCGATCAGCGCGTCGGGGACCGCCCCGCCGTAGAGGCCGGAGTGGACCGGGCCCTCGAGCGTGCGCACCTCGACGTCGATCTGGCAGATGCCGCGCAGGGTCGTCGTCAGCGTCGGCTCGCCGACCTTCCAGTTGCCGCCGTCGGCGACCACGACGACGTCGGCCGCGAACCGCTCGGGGTGGGCGGCGACGTAGTCCATGAACGAGCCGCCGCCGGTCTCCTCCTCGCCCTCGATCACGACCTTCACGGTCACCGGGGGCGTGCCGCCGAACGCGCGCAGCGTCCCGGCGTGCAGCGCGACCCCGCACTTGTCGTCGGCGGTGCCGCGACCGTAGAGGCGGCCGTCACGCTCGGTCGGCTCGAACGGCGGCGAGTCCCAGGCGGCCTCGTCCCCCGCGGGCTGGATGTCGTAGTGGGCGTAGAGCAGCACGGTCGGGGCGCCCGGAGGACCGTCGACCTGGGCCCAGACCGCCGGCGGTGCACCCGGGATCTCCAGGAGCTCGGCCGGTGCGCCCGCGTCGCGGAGGATCTCCAGCGTGGCCTGCGCGGCCTCGTGCACGGGCGCAGCGGGAAAGCCGGGGAAGGCGACGGACGGGATCCGGACGAGCCGCTCGAGATCGGCCCGCACGATCGGCATCAGCTCGGCGACGACGGCGGCGAGGTCGGACATGCCCCGAGGCTACCGACGGTGCCCGGCCGCTCGAGGGCGACCCGACGCGCCAACTGTTCGACAGGGTGTCAAGCCGGGGCGGCGCGAGCGGTACCGTGCCAGGCATGGAGCTTCACCACGTCCGTCGCGGCGCCGGCGCGCCGCTCGTCCTCGTCCATGGGATCGGCGGGACCTGGCGGTCGTGGTCCCCGGTCCTCGACGCCCTCGCCGCCGAGCGCGAGGTCGTCGCCGTCGACCTGCCCGGCTTCGGCGAGACCCCCGCGGCCCACGACGGCGGCAGCATCGCGTCACTGGCCGACGCCCTCACCGGCTTCCTCGAGGCGCAGGGCCTGCGCGACGCCGCGCTCGTCGGCAGCTCGATGGGCGCCCGGCTCGTCATGGAGCTCGCGCGCCGCGGCGTGGGCGGCGACGTCGTCGCGCTCGACCCCGGCGGGTTCTGGACGCCCGGGCAGAAGCGCGTCTTCGGCGGCACGCTCAAGGCGTCGATCCGGCTCGTGCGGCTGCTGCAGCCCGTCGCCCCGGCGCTCAGCGCGACCCCGGTCACCCGCGCCGCGCTGCTGGCCCAGCTGTCCCGCCGTCCGTGGGCGCTCCCGCGCGAGCTCGTGCTCCAGGAGCTGCGCAGCCTCGCCGACGGCCCCGCGTTCGACGCGGTCCTCGACCAGCTCCTCCACGGTCCCGCGCAGGAGGGGGCGCCGGCCGGCAGCCTGCCCGGGCGGATGACGATCGGCTGGGGCCGCAACGACCTCGTCACACTGCCCAGCCAGGCCGCGCGCGCCCAGGAGCTCTTCCCGGACGCCACGGTCCACTGGTTCGAGCGCTGCGGGCACTTCCCGCACTGGGACCAGCCGCGGGAGACCGTGGAGGTCGTCCTGGCCGCCACCGCCTGACGGCGCCCGGCGGCGGGGCGGTCCCGCGGATAGGGTCACGGCCCCATGCGCCTGCACCCGTCGGACACGCCCCTGCCCAAGCGCCTGCTGCGCAACGTCCGCACGATCACGATCGAGGCGCTGCTGTTCGTCGTCTGGACGGTGCTGCTGCCGCTGACGCTGCCGCTGGCGTTGCTCGTCGACCTCGTGCGTGGCCTCGTCCGCGGCACGCCGTGGACCGGGAGCCGCCTCGTGCTGATGGGCTGGTGGTTCCTGTTCGGGGAGATGCGGGGCCTCTCCGGGCTCGCCCTGACCTGGCTGCTCACCGGCGGCCCGTTCAGCCGCGACTCGCAGCGCCGCCGCGAGCGCACCTGGTTCCTGCAGTCGCAGTGGGCCGGCGGCCACATGGACGGGGTGCGCCGGATCTTCGGGCTGCGCGTCGAGATCGACGGCGCCGAGCTCATCGAGCCCGGCCCGTTCGTCGCGCTCGTGCGGCACGCGTCGATCATCGACAACGCGCTGCCCGCCGCGTTCGTGTCGCGCGGTCGCGGCCTGCAGCTGCGCTACGTGCTCAAGCACGAGCTGCAGGCGCTCCCGACGCTCGACTGGGGCGGCCACTGGGTGCCGACGTGCTTCGTGCGCCGGGCGACCGACGACGCGA containing:
- a CDS encoding M20/M25/M40 family metallo-hydrolase; the encoded protein is MSDLAAVVAELMPIVRADLERLVRIPSVAFPGFPAAPVHEAAQATLEILRDAGAPAELLEIPGAPPAVWAQVDGPPGAPTVLLYAHYDIQPAGDEAAWDSPPFEPTERDGRLYGRGTADDKCGVALHAGTLRAFGGTPPVTVKVVIEGEEETGGGSFMDYVAAHPERFAADVVVVADGGNWKVGEPTLTTTLRGICQIDVEVRTLEGPVHSGLYGGAVPDALIALSRVLASLHDEHGDVAVVGLAGGPWDGRPVEEEVLREGARVLEGVDLVGTDSIAARLYTRPSITAIGIDAPAMEGATNAIVPVARARVSVRLAPTETDPAAAQRTVMAHLMEHAPWGVQVSCVPGEIARGAVLAADGSGAQAARRALHGAYGKEAVAVGSGGAIPLCVTLAQTLPDADIVLWGACDDGARIHAANESVDLGDLERATLAQALLLQELASAAPPA
- a CDS encoding 1-acyl-sn-glycerol-3-phosphate acyltransferase, whose protein sequence is MRLHPSDTPLPKRLLRNVRTITIEALLFVVWTVLLPLTLPLALLVDLVRGLVRGTPWTGSRLVLMGWWFLFGEMRGLSGLALTWLLTGGPFSRDSQRRRERTWFLQSQWAGGHMDGVRRIFGLRVEIDGAELIEPGPFVALVRHASIIDNALPAAFVSRGRGLQLRYVLKHELQALPTLDWGGHWVPTCFVRRATDDATQEIANVRSLAEGLDGELEGALIFPEGTRWTARKLAAVQEKLLASDPEVGALAASLRWVLPPRLGGPIALLDEGRPADVLVVGHVGFDGFETVGDIWSGRLVGRTVRIKIWRHDGATVPTDRDDQVRWLYARWQELDDWIDEQRRLDPSSTLGPKAAREAGVAQPSRG
- a CDS encoding alpha/beta fold hydrolase; the protein is MELHHVRRGAGAPLVLVHGIGGTWRSWSPVLDALAAEREVVAVDLPGFGETPAAHDGGSIASLADALTGFLEAQGLRDAALVGSSMGARLVMELARRGVGGDVVALDPGGFWTPGQKRVFGGTLKASIRLVRLLQPVAPALSATPVTRAALLAQLSRRPWALPRELVLQELRSLADGPAFDAVLDQLLHGPAQEGAPAGSLPGRMTIGWGRNDLVTLPSQAARAQELFPDATVHWFERCGHFPHWDQPRETVEVVLAATA